The nucleotide sequence GTGCTAGCAGAGCTGCCAAGCCCGCTCAACGCGCGTCATGATGTATTCAATCCGTGTCCCGAGCGATGTTTGCCGGGTGACGTTTTTTGGCACCGCGGGCGATGAAGCGCGCGGAAGACCAGCCGGTGGGCGGCATCACGCGGGTGTGAGCAATTGTTTGGGACGGGCGAGGAACAGGGCCGGGCACCGCCGGTTCCCGCTGGACGCCTCCGGGCTACTCCGAACGCAGCGAGAGGAATATCCTCCCATGTTCATGCGCGTCGACAAGCTACAGGCCGAGCTTCCCGCCCCCAAACGCAGGGATCCGAACGCGGCCGCCGCGCTGCAGGAGCTGCTCGGTGGCAAGTACGGCGAGATGTCCACGCTCGGGAACTACATGTTCCAGAGCTTCAATTTCCGTAGCAAGGACAAGCTCAAGCCCTTCTACAGCCTGGTGGCCAGCATCACGGCGGAGGAACTCGGCCATGTCGAGCTCGTGAGCAACGGCGTGGCCATGCTCAACAACGGGCCCGACAACGACGGCGATACGACGGATGGCGGCGATATCTCGGGTGCGCCCTTCGAGGACATGAAGGACATTCGGCTGGCCGCGGCCTTCCTCTCGAACGGCGGCGGTGCGGCGCCGATCAACAGCAACGGCGCCTCGTGGAACAACGACTTCATCACCTCGACGGGCAACGTCGTCGTCGATCTCCTGCACAACTTCCACCTCGAATGCGGCGCCCGGCTGCACAAGCTTCGGGTCTACGAGACGTTGTCGGACCCGACCGGCCGCGAGGTCTGCGGCTACCTGCTGGTGCGCGGCTCGGTCCATGCCCACGCCTACGCGCTGGCGCTCAAGCAGATCACCGGCGTCGATCTCGACAAGTTCCTGCCGACGCCGAACATCAACCTCGACAAGATCCCCGAGTGCCAGAAGTATCTGCAGGAGGGCTCGCACCGCCGCCTCTACACCTGGAGCCCGAACGATTACCGCGACATCGCCGGGATCTGGAACAGCGGCGAGCACGCCCTGCCCGGCGATCCGCCGGGTGAACTGGAGGTCGTCGAGGGCATGCCCGACGGCGGCAAGATCCACCAGCTCACCGGTATCCCCTCGGCCTTCGCGCCGGACTACGCGCCGGAGGAGATGTTCGAGATCGCGCAGAAGCTGACGAAGAAGGCGCGCTGAGGCGCTGCTCGGTGGCCGGCGACGTCGGCCGCCGAGACTACGGGGGATCAGCCCGCGAGATCGTTCAGGGAAACCCTGAGAGCCCCTGCAAGCTTGCCATACGTTTCGATGGTGCCTTCCCGCGCGCCCGTCTCGATCTGCGACAGGTAAGCCTGCGCGAGACCGGCTTGCTTCGCGAGCGCGGCCCCGCTCAGGCCGCGGTGTTCACGCCAGACACGGACACGGTTTTCGCCGGACAGAAGACGCTCCACGACGGAAGCTGGAACCAGTTCCTCCTCGCCCGCAGCGATCTTACGCCGGAACTCCGCGACGGCGGTACGGTCGGCGTTGTCTTCGGCCGCTGCCACCAACGCTTCGAAATCCGATTCCGGCATAAGCACAAGACGCTCGCCGCCGGGGGTGGTGATGATCCGCGTGTTCATGGTTGTCGTATCCTTCGCCACTCAGTCGTACGCGTCGCCCCGTGGTGCGATCCTGATGACGGCAATCACGACGCCTTCCTCGGTGAAGAGAACACGCCAATCTCCAACCCGCAGGCGTAGGATGCCGGGCTCGCCCCGGAGAGCCTTCACGTTGTTGGCAAGTGACGCAGGGTCGGCTGCGTATTGTTCGATCTTGAGGCGGATCTTCCGGGAGACGTCGGCTGGGAGCCGGATCAAAGCCTGCACGGCAGCTTTGCTGTAGACGACCTCAGCCATGCATCGTGCATAGCAGAATGCTATGAAATAGCAATTCGCTATTATGCGCGATCGCAGATTCCGGTGGCCTTCAGCGGTCGCGCCGTCTTTTTAGCGCCCCGTGCGCGCCGCCCGCCACAGCCGCCACAGGCGGCGCCAGCGGGCGATCTCGATCACGCTGTTGAGCGGGTCGTAGCCGGGACGCTCCATCGCCGCGAGATACGGTTCGACCAGCGCCGTCGGCAGGAAGGCGGGCCGGGCGGCCGGGGCAATGGTGGCACGGGCCGCCTCGTAGGCGGCGAGATGGCGCCGCGCCAGCGCCCGCAATTCGGCGCAGGTGCGCACCAGTCCCGGTCCGCCGCGGCCCGAGACGATGTCCTCGCGGGTGACGCCGTTCTGGCGCAGCAGGTCGCCGGGCAGGTAAACCTGCCCCTGGCGCGCGTGCCACGGCAGCGAGCGCAGAAGGCCGGTGATGCCGTAGGCGACGCCGGCATGCCCGGCCGCCGCCGCGCCGCCGGGTTCGGCCCCTTCCGCGAGCACGAGGCCCGAAAGGCGGATCAGCGCCGAGGCGGTTTCGCCGCAATAGCCCTCCAGATCGTTCACCCGCGGCATCGGGTCGTCGTAGAGGTCGAACACGCGGGCATCGATCAGGTCGACAAAGGGCTGGCGCCCGAGGCGGCGGGTGACGATGGCGTCCTCCAGCGCCGCCGCGACCGGGTTGGCCCGCACGTCGCCCCGCGCCTCGCCCTGGAGCGCGTCGCGCCACCATTGCAGGCGGATCTCGCCGGCCATCGGGTTCGTGGCGGCCTCGCGGATGCGGGCGATGGTCAAGCTGAAGGCGGCCAGCGCGAATAGGTGCGGGCGGAAGGCGGCGGGCGCGAACAGGGCCGCGAAGTAGCGATCCGGGTCGCCCTCGCGCACCAGCTCCTCGCAGTGCCGGAAGGCGAAGGCGAGCCCGTCATGGCCGGCCTCCGGGTTCGTCTCGGTTCGGGTCTCGGGGCGCGTCATGGAGCGGGGCTCATGCGGCGTTCGACAGTCAGGTGACGGCGATCAGCGCGGCCGCGACCTTGCGGTTCTCGGCCATCAGGATGTTGTAGGTGCGTGCCGCCGCTCCCGTCTGCATGGTGTCGAGGCCGATGCCTGCGGCCTTGAGGCGCTGGCGCAGGGAATCGGGCAGGAAGACGATGTCGGCGCCCGTGCCGATCAGCAGCAGCTCGATCCCGTCGGCCTCGGCGAGGATGGGGGCGAGGCTCGGCCCGTCGATGGCGCCGGGCTCGCTCACGTCCCAGGCGCGCACGCCCGAGGGCAGCAGCAGGATCGAGCCGCGATGGGACATCTGCCCGAAGCGGAAACCGCCATTGCCGTAAGCGTCGATGCCGTGGCGGCCGGGCAGGAAGCCGTCGTGGATCTGACCCGGGACCCGTCCCTCGCTCACGCCGCGTCTCCCCTCATCCCGGATCGGACGATGTCGGACGCCCGGTCACCGACCGCTTTTCGCCGGCTGCGACGGTGCCGCGGGCGTTTTGCGGCAGACACTTACTCGGCCGCCTGCGGAAGGCCCGCCTGCTGCGACGCCTTCGAGCCCGACAGGCGCAGGCCGATATAGATCAGCGCCGGAGTCGAGACGAAGATCGCCGAATAGGTGCAGATCACCACGCCGCAGAGCATCACCACGGCGAAGCCGTTGATCGCCTCGCCGCCGAACAGCACCAGCGCCACCAGCGACAGGGTGGTGGAGAGCGAGGTCATCACCGTGCGCGACATGGTGGAGTTGATCGAGAGGTTGAGCAACTCCACCACGGGAATGGTCTTGTAGCGGCGCATCAGTTCGCGGGTCCGGTCGAACACGACCACGGTCTCGTTGAGCGAGTAGCCGACGATGGTGAGGATCGCCGCGATCGAGGTCATGTTGAACTCGATGCGGGTGATGATGAACACGCCCACCGTCAGCACGATATCGTGCAGGGTGCCGACGATGGCACCCAGCGCCAGCTCCCGCTCGAAGCGGAACCACAGGTAGACCAGCACGGCGAGCACCGAGAGCACGACGCCGATCGTGCCGGACTGCACCAGCTCGCCCGAGACGCGCGGACCGACCGTCTCGGTGCGGCGGAAATCGTAGCCGGCGTCGAAGGCGGCGTGCGCCTTCTGCATCACCGCGGTCTGGCCCTGCTCGCCGGCCTGAAGGGGAAAGCGCACCAGCACCTGCCCCTGGCCGCCGAGTTCCTGAACCTCGGTCTCGCCGAAGCCGAAGCCGTTGGCGGTGTGGCGGATCTCGGCGACGTCCGCCGTATGGCCGGGCTTGGCCTGAAGCTCGACCAGGGTGCCGCCCTTGAAGTCGATGCCGTAATTGAGCCCGACGGTGATGAACAGCACGAGCGTCACGACCGACATCACCGCCGAGAGCGGGAAGGTGACGCGCCGGAACCGCATGAAGTCGAAATGCGATTCGTCGGGCCAGAGGCGAAGCAGGCGCATGGTCGGTCTCGGATCATGAAGGCCGGCGCGCGGCGCCTTGAGCCTTACGAAGCGGTATCGCGGCCCACGCGGTGCGGGCCGCCTCAGGTCCCCGGGCGGGGTTCGATCAGAACGGCAGGGCCTTGGGCCGGAGCCAATTGTACCACACCGCGATCATCATGCGCGTCAGCGTCACGGCGGTGATGACGGTGGTGAGGATGCCGAGGATGAACACCACGGCAAAACCCTTCACCGGGCCGGAGCCCATGAAGAACAGCAGCAGGGCGGCGATCGCCATGGTCGAGTTCGAGTCGATGATGGTGGCGAACGCCCGGTCGAAGCCCGCCTGGAGCGCTGAGACCAGGGAGCGGCCGGATCGGGCCTCCTCGCGCATGCGCTCGTAGATCAGCACGTTGGAATCCACCGCCGTGCCGATGGTGAGCACGATGCCGGCGATGCCGGGCAGCGTCATCGTCGCCTCCAGCACCGACATCAGGCCGAGGATCAGGCCGACGTGGACGATGAGCGCGATGTTGGCGATGAAGCCGAAGGTGCCGTAGGTCGCGAACATGAAAGCGATGACGAGTCCGGCGGCGACCAAAGTCGCCATCTTGCCGGCCTCGATCGAGTCGCGGCCGAGACCGGGGCCGACGACGCGGCGCTCGACCACGGTGAGCTTGGCCGGCAGCGCGCCCGCCCGCAGCAGCACCGAGAGGTCGTTGGCGTCCTTGACGGTGAAGTTGCCGGTGATCTGGCCCGAGCCGCCGGTGATCGCCGAGCGGATCACGGGGGCCGACTGGATCACCCCATCGAGCACGATCGCCA is from Methylorubrum sp. B1-46 and encodes:
- a CDS encoding manganese catalase family protein, which translates into the protein MFMRVDKLQAELPAPKRRDPNAAAALQELLGGKYGEMSTLGNYMFQSFNFRSKDKLKPFYSLVASITAEELGHVELVSNGVAMLNNGPDNDGDTTDGGDISGAPFEDMKDIRLAAAFLSNGGGAAPINSNGASWNNDFITSTGNVVVDLLHNFHLECGARLHKLRVYETLSDPTGREVCGYLLVRGSVHAHAYALALKQITGVDLDKFLPTPNINLDKIPECQKYLQEGSHRRLYTWSPNDYRDIAGIWNSGEHALPGDPPGELEVVEGMPDGGKIHQLTGIPSAFAPDYAPEEMFEIAQKLTKKAR
- a CDS encoding helix-turn-helix domain-containing protein, giving the protein MNTRIITTPGGERLVLMPESDFEALVAAAEDNADRTAVAEFRRKIAAGEEELVPASVVERLLSGENRVRVWREHRGLSGAALAKQAGLAQAYLSQIETGAREGTIETYGKLAGALRVSLNDLAG
- a CDS encoding type II toxin-antitoxin system RelE/ParE family toxin, coding for MAEVVYSKAAVQALIRLPADVSRKIRLKIEQYAADPASLANNVKALRGEPGILRLRVGDWRVLFTEEGVVIAVIRIAPRGDAYD
- a CDS encoding phytoene/squalene synthase family protein is translated as MTRPETRTETNPEAGHDGLAFAFRHCEELVREGDPDRYFAALFAPAAFRPHLFALAAFSLTIARIREAATNPMAGEIRLQWWRDALQGEARGDVRANPVAAALEDAIVTRRLGRQPFVDLIDARVFDLYDDPMPRVNDLEGYCGETASALIRLSGLVLAEGAEPGGAAAAGHAGVAYGITGLLRSLPWHARQGQVYLPGDLLRQNGVTREDIVSGRGGPGLVRTCAELRALARRHLAAYEAARATIAPAARPAFLPTALVEPYLAAMERPGYDPLNSVIEIARWRRLWRLWRAARTGR
- a CDS encoding Mth938-like domain-containing protein, which codes for MSEGRVPGQIHDGFLPGRHGIDAYGNGGFRFGQMSHRGSILLLPSGVRAWDVSEPGAIDGPSLAPILAEADGIELLLIGTGADIVFLPDSLRQRLKAAGIGLDTMQTGAAARTYNILMAENRKVAAALIAVT
- the secF gene encoding protein translocase subunit SecF: MRLLRLWPDESHFDFMRFRRVTFPLSAVMSVVTLVLFITVGLNYGIDFKGGTLVELQAKPGHTADVAEIRHTANGFGFGETEVQELGGQGQVLVRFPLQAGEQGQTAVMQKAHAAFDAGYDFRRTETVGPRVSGELVQSGTIGVVLSVLAVLVYLWFRFERELALGAIVGTLHDIVLTVGVFIITRIEFNMTSIAAILTIVGYSLNETVVVFDRTRELMRRYKTIPVVELLNLSINSTMSRTVMTSLSTTLSLVALVLFGGEAINGFAVVMLCGVVICTYSAIFVSTPALIYIGLRLSGSKASQQAGLPQAAE